In the genome of Neodiprion pinetum isolate iyNeoPine1 chromosome 2, iyNeoPine1.2, whole genome shotgun sequence, one region contains:
- the LOC124211127 gene encoding uncharacterized protein, with amino-acid sequence MESYRRKTVTAQGIGALVPAGNVGDRAGHTPSSSYDCNHTHTHLHNRRTSGTPVLGSPDVYYTLDNETILSPDLRTPQRQQEDEEESSLEQVGNVIRRANEAIEQLLDIGAKIGKAYGRSLNLKREVRTEADNQLTQIKAELMDAINCHESEEEIDRVQTLIMSWPSKIGAVMFRVSESRRFSGTIINEMEKLRDHGQWVINRWSENAPLDLTGEEIQQMRVSWTAPKDRRPKRKKDIESDGSREEAQESSGGRRPKKIRDAAENGSGSQPQPPPPPPPEPRPPRPREAEGHCTDDTPRQSTTTASRDTATHTETSAPTESEAEEEAFRRANEGKERKTVRIQAEGRIYLDLIRNLKRTVRTDDINVNGVRQARRNEDALVTVVGQSDATQLVLRLHNEGIAAEIMGERKRRAIIQNIEANTTEAEITQAVDRATEGQTEVIFLKSTPRGTLTACIRAPVKTIDALIRMRYVKIGWTRASTREYKEDRRCFRCGTDGHMAGSCKVPVKVCFRCKKPGHLEKECERQPAESREPKAATPLTATTTGERTGKQISAEEKIRRGTRTYRSCGVQTSTQEERVTPAHRAKTIDHPRQGASSYAEAAKAKAQTRTQPSNTTPVATAAATANGGRNRNKTQAVGQIPEQEGSRRGQRRGIAVMVRVEGEGYERTLERIKRDVPPPEGGGLRSIRRSRDGFLLMVCEEMPTAKKMADLVATKLGEGADVKILGDRATIKIRGLDALVQAEDVRSALINEIPTEKDDIDQIEVVRIITYPWKEKAAFVKISRQTLQALNGRANMRVGWTMARIIVGPQGVRCRKCYRHGHREEVCRGPGGQGQRGNRAEGTVRNRIQQGISPRGMCQEVAEFDSLVEQGTTPVSNSTRNEVSPTGTVRQQKQPGTENGGRGLGRWYSSNDGKASVVIINKNLSAKKLVAGRAYVVVEVDGTVIVSCYLAPNEKWRDYGRQVAEIEDTLRAILHEGSTNRKRRGVILAGDLNSKSRVWTDRTDRRGRRMEELIDALDMVCLNLNGVHTFERRGWSAVLDVTIATPDVASRISGWTVLEVETLSDHKAISFRLQGREEATEQRQRPVIQEVGTRKWILKKLNEAKLKRCAKEVKTPRKGHPEEMAEELTRSIQGVCDRVMPRRRHGGGRKSVYWWNEEIAAGRQRCMKTRRALQRERKRRARTGELVPEDQEDKLREERRALRKLIRASKGRAWDELIRTIDDDVWGKPYRIVTGKLSNANAGPSSMEEALEVCATLFPAGPTLAPSGEEEGRYEDQREPVTADGGPLGYAEIDRAVRRTRTGKAPGPDGIHPEVIKRIYRENPTPLGETLNRCLEQRYFPRIWKEADLILIPKGTSNTDGVEGERKKQGYRPISLLSVLGKTLERVVDTKIKEHLKNRGFLSRNQYGFREGFSTIDAVDRVTTAIRQKTMRKGWVAGVCIDIKNAFGSIPWPEIMEAAATAELPNELTGILRSYLQDRYIQIRAGGKSVKAQVTRGIPQGSILGPTLWNLAYNKVLSQTYSTDMEITCYADDTLILVEGRTGKETAERASRAAAEVIEQIEKLGLQIAVEKTEVVFFTKKRAPPPETVQIRGKEIQAAKSMKYLGIILDQKLNYSAHLDMASAKAIRVMNSIGRLMPNIGGPKQARRKLLARVGESIVMYGAQIWGDETRKETRAKKLRVVQRACALRVASAYRTAPNEALTVIAGIQPLEITAQKWRRQWTKGGARREMESDQTPKQRKEAMRREAEEATRWARQEWCTRWRDHRNTSNWARRLIKDPDKWLDRTHGEVNYHLTQMLTGHGTFNEYLHRFRKRTAAGCAYCSATSDSVEHTIFRCQKWNAVRGQSWKRRNGEPLSPDNIVEELLSSEERWKEIAAIIYEIIATKDKDDRNNGF; translated from the exons ATGGAGAGCTATAGGAGAAAAACAGTTACGGCGCAAGGGATCGGAGCCCTAGTGCCGGCGGGGAACGTTGGTGACAGAGCAGGCCACACCCCGTCGTCATCATACGACTGCAATCATACACACACTCACTTACACAACAGGAGGACGAGCGGAACGCCCGTGCTAGGAAGCCCggacgtatattatacactagATAATGAGACCATCCTGAGTCCGGATCTCAGAACACCCCAGAGACAACAGGAGGATGAAGAGGAATCCTCCTTGGAACAAGTAGGAAATGTGATCAGGAGGGCCAATGAGGCAATCGAACAACTACTAGACATTGGAGCGAAGATAGGCAAAGCCTACGGGCGAAGCCTCAATTTGAAGAGGGAAGTGCGGACTGAGGCGGACAACCAGCTCACACAAATCAAAGCGGAGCTCATGGACGCAATCAACTGCCATGAATCAGAGGAAGAAATAGACAGAGTACAGACCCTCATTATGAGTTGGCCCAGCAAAATCGGTGCCGTGATGTTCAGGGTCTCCGAATCTCGGCGTTTTAGTGGCACCATAATAAATGAGATGGAGAAACTGAGGGATCACGGCCAATGGGTGATAAACAGATGGAGCGAGAATGCCCCACTAGATCTGACGGGGGAGGAAATACAGCAAATGCGAGTATCCTGGACAGCTCCAAAGGACAGACGGCCCAAACGGAAAAAAGATATAGAAAGCGACGGCAGCCGGGAAGAGGCGCAGGAGAGCTCGGGTGGTCGCAGACCTAAGAAGATTCGTGATGCTGCGGAAAATGGGAGCGGATCACAGCCCCAGcccccaccaccaccaccacccgAACCCAGACCACCCAGACCACGGGAAGCAGAGGGTCACTGCACAGATGATACACCCAGACAGTCTACAACAACGGCCAGCAGGGATACCGCCACCCACACGGAAACGTCCGCTCCGACGGAGTCCGAAGCGGAGGAGGAGGCATTTCGAAGAGCAAAcgaaggaaaggaaagaaaaacagtACGCATACAGGCTGAGGGTAGGATCTACCTGGATCTTATCCGAAACCTGAAGCGGACTGTTCGGACCGACGACATCAACGTGAATGGCGTTAGACAGGCCAGGAGGAACGAGGATGCACTGGTAACGGTCGTTGGCCAGTCGGATGCGACACAACTCGTACTCAGGCTTCACAACGAAGGAATCGCCGCCGAAATTATGGGCGAACGCAAGAGAAGGGCCATAATTCAGAATATTGAGGCGAACACGACGGAGGCAGAGATCACCCAGGCGGTGGATAGAGCTACAGAAGGCCAAACCGAAGTAATCTTCCTCAAGAGCACACCACGGGGCACCCTCACGGCGTGTATCAGAGCCCCGGTGAAGACAATTGACGCCCTTATCAGGATGCGGTACGTAAAAATCGGCTGGACAAGAGCCAGCACGAGAGAGTACAAAGAGGATAGGAGGTGCTTCAGGTGCGGGACGGATGGGCACATGGCAGGGTCGTGCAAGGTGCCGGTCAAGGTGTGTTTCAGATGCAAAAAACCAGGGCACTTAGAGAAAGAATGCGAACGGCAACCCGCTGAGAGCAGGGAGCCAAAAGCCGCCACTCCCCTGACAGCGACCACAACAGGAGAGAGGACAGGGAAACAAATAAGCGCGGAAGAAAAAATCCGGCGGGGAACGCGCACTTATAGATCGTGCGGGGTCCAAACATCGACACAGGAGGAAAGAGTCACACCTGCTCATAGGGCCAAGACCATTGATCACCCTAGACAAGGAGCCTCGAGCTACGCAGAGGCGGCCAAGGCTAAGGCACAGACAAGGACCCAGCCGTCAAATACCACACCCGTGGCCACCGCGGCTGCGACGGCCAACGGAGGAAGAAATAGAAACAAAACACAGGCGGTAGGGCAAATCCCCGAGCAAGAAGGAAGTAGGAGGGGACAGCGAAGGGGTATCGCGGTAATGGTCAGGGTCGAGGGAGAGGGGTACGAAAGAACCCTGGAGAGAATCAAAAGGGACGTTCCACCACCGGAAGGCGGGGGCCTGCGGAGCATTAGGAGAAGTAGGGACGGGTTCCTCCTGATGGTGTGCGAGGAGATGCCAACGGCCAAGAAAATGGCAGACCTGGTGGCCACAAAGTTAGGGGAAGGGGCCGACGTCAAGATACTGGGCGACAGGGCAACAATAAAGATTCGCGGGCTGGACGCACTAGTACAGGCGGAAGACGTCCGATCCGCACTGATAAATGAGATACCCACGGAAAAGGACGACATCGACCAAATAGAAGTTGTAAGGATTATCACCTACCCGTGGAAGGAGAAAGCCGCCTTTGTGAAAATCAGTCGGCAAACCCTACAGGCCTTGAATGGGAGAGCCAACATGAGAGTAGGCTGGACAATGGCCAGAATCATCGTAGGCCCGCAAGGGGTACGATGCCGTAAGTGCTATAGACACGGGCACAGGGAGGAGGTGTGCCGTGGCCCTGGAGGGCAGGGACAGCGCGGAAACCGGGCAGAAGGGACAGTGCGCAATAGGATCCAACAGGGAATTTCTCCGCGGGGGATGTGCCAAGAGGTCGCGGAATTCGACAGTCTGGTAGAACAGGGAACCACCCCAGTGTCAAATAGTACCAGGAATGAGGTGTCCCCAACCGGCACTGTGCGGCAACAAAAACAACCCGGAACAGAAAATGGCG GCAGAGGCTTGGGCAGGTGGTATAGCAGTAATGACGGGAAAGCCAGCGtcgttataataaataaaaacctgTCCGCAAAAAAGCTGGTGGCGGGCAGGGCATATGTGGTGGTCGAGGTAGACGGAACAGTAATTGTAAGCTGTTACCTCGCACCAAACGAAAAATGGAGGGATTATGGAAGACAGGTGGCTGAAATAGAGGATACACTGCGAGCCATACTTCATGAGGGTTCGACCAATAGAAAGAGACGTGGGGTCATCCTGGCGGGAGATCTGAACTCTAAATCAAGGGTATGGACCGACAGGACTGACCGGCGAGGCAGGAGGATGGAAGAGTTAATAGACGCGCTGGACATGGTGTGTCTGAATTTAAACGGAGTGCATACCTTCGAGCGAAGGGGATGGTCCGCGGTGCTAGACGTCACTATTGCAACTCCTGACGTGGCTAGCCGAATATCAGGTTGGACGGTCCTAGAGGTAGAAACCCTTAGTGACCACAAGGCAATAAGCTTCCGACTCCAAGGCAGGGAGGAAGCGACAGAGCAAAGGCAAAGGCCAGTAATACAGGAGGTGGGTACCCGTAAATGGATCCTCAAGAAACTAAACGAGGCCAAGCTGAAGCGGTGTGCGAAAGAAGTAAAAACGCCACGCAAGGGACACCCCGAGGAAATGGCGGAGGAACTCACGAGGTCCATACAAGGAGTATGTGACAGGGTCATGCCAAGGCGGCGTCACGGCGGCGGAAGGAAGTCCGTCTATTGGTGGAACGAGGAGATCGCGGCAGGCAGACAAAGATGTATGAAAACAAGAAGGGCCCTGCAAAGGGAGCGAAAGAGAAGGGCACGCACGGGGGAACTGGTCCCCGAAGATCAGGAGGATAAGCTCAGGGAGGAGAGAAGGGCACTTCGTAAGCTCATAAGAGCAAGTAAAGGCAGAGCTTGGGATGAACTCATACGTACCATCGACGACGACGTATGGGGGAAGCCGTACAGAATCGTTACGGGGAAACTGAGTAACGCCAACGCGGGACCTTCGAGTATGGAGGAAGCGTTGGAGGTATGCGCCACGCTGTTCCCAGCGGGTCCGACTCTGGCGCCGAGCGGCGAGGAGGAAGGACGATACGAAGACCAGCGAGAACCAGTCACAGCCGATGGCGGACCTCTAGGGTATGCCGAAATCGATAGGGCAGTAAGGAGAACCAGGACGGGTAAGGCGCCGGGACCCGATGGCATCCACCCCGAAGTGATAAAAAGGATCTACAGGGAGAACCCGACCCCACTGGGTGAAACGTTAAATAGGTGTCTCGAGCAAAGATACTTTCCGAGGATATGGAAAGAGGCAGATCTGATCCTTATACCGAAGGGCACGAGTAATACCGACGGCGtagaaggagaaagaaaaaaacagggATACAGGCCGATCAGTCTCCTGAGTGTCCTGGGTAAAACGCTGGAAAGAGTGGTGGATACTAAAATTAAAGaacacctaaaaaatagaGGCTTCCTCAGCAGGAACCAATACGGCTTCCGCGAAGGCTTCTCGACGATTGACGCTGTGGACCGCGTGACGACGGCCATCAGACAAAAAACGATGAGGAAAGGCTGGGTAGCTGGAGTATGCATAGATATCAAAAATGCGTTTGGGTCCATCCCCTGGCCGGAGATTATGGAGGCAGCGGCGACGGCTGAGCTCCCGAATGAACTAACAGGGATCCTCAGATCTTATTTACAAGATAGATACATCCAGATTAGAGCTGGGGGGAAGAGCGTCAAGGCGCAAGTGACAAGAGGCATCCCCCAAGGCTCGATACTGGGGCCAACCCTTTGGAACCTAGCTTACAATAAAGTGCTATCACAAACATACAGCACAGATATGGAGATCACCTGCTACGCAGACGATACCCTGATCCTGGTAGAGGGACGGACAGGAAAGGAGACCGCAGAGAGGGCTTCCCGCGCAGCAGCTGAGGTTATCGAACAAATTGAAAAGCTGGGACTGCAGATCGCGGTTGAAAAAACAGAGGTGGTCTTCTTTACGAAAAAAAGAGCTCCACCGCCAGAAACAGTGCAAATTAGAGGAAAGGAGATCCAGGCTGCCAAAAGTATGAAATACTTAGGAATCATCCTTGATCAGAAACTGAACTACTCGGCGCACCTGGACATGGCGTCGGCCAAGGCCATCAGAGTTATGAACAGTATCGGGAGGCTTATGCCCAATATAGGGGGTCCGAAACAGGCGAGACGTAAGCTACTCGCACGTGTTGGCGAGTCCATCGTCATGTACGGGGCTCAAATCTGGGGAGACGAGACTAGAAAAGAGACACGAGCCAAGAAGCTCAGAGTTGTTCAGAGGGCATGTGCACTGAGGGTTGCGTCGGCGTACCGAACGGCACCCAACGAGGCTCTCACCGTCATCGCAGGGATACAACCTCTAGAGATAACGGCCCAAAAATGGAGGCGGCAGTGGACCAAGGGAGGAGCAAGACGGGAGATGGAAAGCGACCAAACCCcgaaacagagaaaagaggCGATGAGAAGAGAGGCGGAGGAAGCGACGCGTTGGGCGAGACAGGAGTGGTGCACCAGGTGGAGGGACCACCGAAATACTAGTAACTGGGCCAGGAGACTAATCAAAGACCCGGACAAATGGTTGGACAGGACGCATGGGGAAGTAAACTACCATCTGACGCAGATGCTCACCGGACATGGGACGTTCAATGAGTATTTGCACAGATTCCGGAAAAGGACAGCGGCAGGATGCGCCTACTGCAGTGCGACCTCAGACAGCGTCGAGCACACTATTTTTAGGTGCCAAAAATGGAACGCAGTGAGAGGTCAATCCTGGAAGAGGAGGAATGGGGAACCATTAAGCCCGGACAACATCGTCGAGGAGTTGCTCTCCAGCGAGGAAAGGTGGAAGGAGATCGCGGCAATAATCTACGAAATTATTGCAACGAAGGATAAGGACGACAGAAACAATGGCTTCTAA